A single window of Candidatus Flexicrinis affinis DNA harbors:
- a CDS encoding NAD(P)-dependent oxidoreductase: MRVVVIGATGHVGTYMIPRLVEAGHEVIALSRGQRTPYQPHAAWDSVQQITIDRDAEDAAGTFGGRIRDLKPDIVIDMICFTRGSAQHLVEALRGHVQHFLHCGTVWAHGHSVEVPTVEESPRQPFGDYGVQKWQIESYLLDEARRTGFPATILMPGHIVGRGWLPINPAGHVDPNVFVKLARGEPLALPNLGLETLHHVHADDVAQAFMQAIANWSSAVGENFHVVSSAALTLRGYAEAVAGWFGQKAQLSYLPWDEWRTTVSENDAAATWDHIAHSPNCSIAKAQRLIGYQPRYTSLQAIREAVMDLIERGVIAV; the protein is encoded by the coding sequence ATGCGCGTTGTCGTGATTGGCGCCACAGGGCACGTTGGAACATACATGATCCCTCGTTTGGTCGAAGCGGGACACGAGGTAATCGCATTGAGCCGCGGGCAGCGTACGCCGTATCAGCCGCACGCCGCGTGGGATTCTGTACAACAGATCACGATCGACCGCGACGCCGAAGACGCGGCGGGTACGTTCGGCGGGCGGATCCGCGATCTCAAACCGGATATCGTGATCGACATGATCTGCTTCACGCGAGGCAGTGCCCAACACCTCGTCGAGGCGCTGCGGGGTCACGTTCAGCATTTCCTGCACTGCGGCACGGTCTGGGCACACGGGCACAGCGTGGAGGTTCCGACCGTCGAGGAAAGTCCGCGTCAGCCATTTGGCGACTACGGTGTACAGAAGTGGCAGATCGAGTCGTACCTGCTTGACGAAGCGCGGCGGACCGGCTTCCCCGCCACTATTCTGATGCCCGGCCACATCGTCGGCAGGGGCTGGCTTCCGATCAATCCGGCCGGGCACGTCGACCCGAACGTGTTCGTCAAGCTGGCCCGGGGCGAGCCCCTTGCCCTGCCCAATCTCGGCCTCGAAACGCTGCACCATGTCCACGCCGACGACGTCGCGCAAGCGTTCATGCAGGCGATCGCCAATTGGTCCAGCGCGGTGGGCGAGAATTTCCACGTCGTGTCTTCCGCAGCACTCACGCTGCGCGGATATGCCGAGGCGGTCGCAGGGTGGTTCGGGCAGAAGGCGCAGCTCTCTTATCTGCCGTGGGACGAGTGGCGGACGACCGTCTCGGAGAACGATGCCGCGGCCACATGGGACCACATCGCCCACAGCCCGAACTGCAGCATCGCCAAAGCGCAGCGGCTGATTGGATACCAGCCGCGATACACCTCGCTTCAAGCGATCCGCGAGGCCGTCATGGACCTGATCGAACGGGGCGTCATTGCGGTCTAG
- a CDS encoding dipeptide ABC transporter ATP-binding protein, translated as MSAVASAVQPKTAAAADTILSVRNLNKHFPITSGLIIQRQVGAVRAVDGISFDVKRGETLGLVGESGCGKSTTGRTILQLYRPTSGSVVFEGRELTTMKGEELRALRREMQIIFQDPFASLNPRMTVGNIVSEPLRIHNIMRGRELRENVEALLERVGLNPFYINRYPHEFSGGQRQRIGIARALALNPKFIVCDEPISALDVSIQAQVVNLLEDLQQELNLTYLFIAHDLSMVRHICDRVAVMYLGKIVELAPTDELYDNPLHPYTQALLSAVPVPDPSVEEKRQRILIAGDLPSPANPPVGCNFNTRCPVKIEYCHRDPDPELIEVTPGHFVACHRVPAV; from the coding sequence ATGTCGGCAGTGGCGAGCGCGGTTCAACCGAAGACGGCGGCGGCCGCAGATACGATCCTCAGCGTCCGCAATCTCAACAAGCACTTCCCGATTACGTCGGGTTTGATTATCCAGCGGCAAGTCGGCGCTGTGCGTGCGGTCGACGGCATCAGCTTTGACGTCAAGCGCGGCGAAACACTCGGCCTCGTGGGCGAGTCCGGCTGTGGCAAGAGTACCACCGGCCGTACTATCCTTCAGCTCTACCGCCCGACGTCCGGCTCGGTCGTCTTTGAGGGGCGCGAGCTGACCACGATGAAGGGCGAGGAACTGCGCGCCCTGCGCCGTGAGATGCAGATCATTTTTCAGGACCCGTTTGCGTCGCTCAACCCGCGCATGACGGTTGGCAACATCGTAAGCGAGCCGCTGCGCATTCACAACATCATGCGCGGTCGTGAGCTACGCGAGAACGTCGAGGCGCTGCTCGAGCGCGTGGGCCTCAACCCGTTCTACATCAACCGGTACCCGCATGAGTTTTCCGGCGGTCAGCGTCAGCGCATCGGTATCGCGCGCGCGCTTGCGCTGAACCCGAAGTTCATCGTGTGCGACGAGCCGATTTCGGCGCTCGACGTTTCGATTCAGGCGCAGGTCGTCAACCTGCTCGAGGACTTGCAGCAGGAACTCAACCTGACGTACCTGTTCATCGCCCATGACCTGTCGATGGTGCGGCACATTTGCGACCGCGTGGCCGTGATGTACCTCGGCAAGATCGTCGAGCTGGCTCCCACCGACGAGCTGTATGACAACCCGCTGCATCCGTACACGCAGGCGCTGCTTTCCGCGGTGCCGGTCCCTGACCCGAGCGTGGAAGAGAAGCGCCAGCGCATCCTCATCGCCGGCGACTTGCCCAGCCCGGCCAACCCGCCGGTTGGCTGCAACTTCAACACGCGCTGCCCGGTGAAGATCGAGTATTGCCACCGCGATCCGGACCCCGAGCTTATCGAGGTCACGCCGGGTCACTTTGTGGCCTGCCACCGCGTGCCGGCGGTCTAG
- a CDS encoding ABC transporter ATP-binding protein, which produces MEVKNLVTRFYTQEGTIYAVNDVSYVLNEGETLGVVGESGSGKSVHALSIMGLIPSPPGKVTNGEVNFQGRDLLKLSRDEMRLVRGAEIAMIFQDPMTSLNPVLTVGTQITEALKLHLGMNNTQADNRAAELIDMVGIPDARRRLKNYPHQFSGGMRQRIMIAMALSCNPKLLIADEPTTALDVTIQAQIIELVKQLQKELGMAMIWITHDLGVVAGLADTINVMYAGRIIERGPIRSVFQDPRNAYTLGLLRSLPRLDVAGGRQRLVQIEGSPPDMRVEPVGDAFAPRNPYRSERCWTETPPLRQAAGSVEGHLVAAWYDLPAALKAETEGKL; this is translated from the coding sequence ATGGAGGTGAAAAACCTCGTCACCCGCTTCTATACCCAAGAAGGCACAATTTACGCCGTCAACGACGTAAGTTATGTGCTGAACGAGGGTGAGACGCTGGGCGTTGTTGGGGAATCGGGCAGCGGCAAGTCCGTGCATGCCCTGTCGATTATGGGGCTGATCCCCAGCCCGCCCGGAAAAGTCACCAACGGTGAGGTGAATTTTCAGGGGCGCGACCTGCTCAAGCTGAGCCGTGACGAGATGCGGCTGGTGCGCGGGGCGGAGATCGCCATGATCTTCCAAGACCCCATGACCTCGCTCAATCCGGTGCTCACGGTTGGCACGCAGATCACCGAAGCCCTTAAGCTTCATCTGGGTATGAACAACACGCAGGCCGACAACCGTGCTGCCGAGCTGATCGATATGGTCGGCATTCCAGACGCACGCCGGCGCCTGAAGAACTATCCGCACCAGTTTTCGGGCGGGATGCGGCAGCGCATCATGATCGCCATGGCGCTGAGCTGCAACCCGAAACTATTGATCGCCGACGAGCCGACGACCGCGCTGGACGTCACCATTCAGGCGCAGATCATCGAACTGGTCAAGCAGCTTCAGAAAGAACTTGGCATGGCGATGATCTGGATCACACACGACCTCGGTGTCGTGGCCGGCCTCGCCGATACGATCAACGTCATGTACGCTGGCCGGATCATCGAACGCGGGCCGATCCGCTCCGTGTTCCAGGATCCGCGCAACGCATATACGCTCGGCTTGCTCCGATCGCTGCCTCGCCTCGATGTCGCTGGCGGGCGTCAACGTTTGGTGCAGATCGAAGGTTCGCCACCAGATATGCGCGTTGAACCTGTCGGCGACGCATTCGCGCCGCGCAACCCGTATCGCAGTGAACGCTGCTGGACGGAAACCCCACCGCTGCGCCAAGCCGCGGGTAGTGTTGAAGGTCATCTTGTCGCGGCCTGGTACGACCTACCGGCGGCTCTCAAGGCTGAAACGGAAGGGAAGCTGTAA
- a CDS encoding DinB family protein, with protein MVIDFTPLRERKLKAGEFSAHYTLADIRETAVAGIAFMRELIADLDDADVTFDPVDPEANDPYARAGEEHIGWSIAHLIVHVTASTEEGAALTSVLARGISYPNEVRLRYETDWRTVTKKSQLEQRLDESLRMRLAFLDSMPDKPLLATVKRSDRFVELFGETDYKATYIFSLMHEFGHHAQMLEVKRQAIEGRKAAAAR; from the coding sequence ATGGTTATCGATTTCACCCCACTTCGCGAGCGGAAGCTGAAAGCGGGCGAGTTCTCCGCCCACTACACGCTAGCGGACATTCGCGAAACGGCCGTCGCTGGTATCGCGTTCATGCGCGAGCTTATCGCCGACCTCGATGACGCCGACGTTACCTTTGACCCTGTCGACCCTGAAGCCAACGATCCGTATGCCCGCGCCGGCGAAGAGCACATCGGATGGAGCATCGCCCACCTCATCGTACATGTGACCGCTAGCACCGAAGAGGGTGCGGCGCTCACCTCGGTTCTGGCACGTGGCATCTCCTACCCCAACGAGGTCCGCTTGCGGTACGAGACGGACTGGCGCACCGTGACCAAGAAGTCGCAGCTCGAGCAGCGCCTCGACGAAAGCCTGCGGATGCGTCTTGCCTTTCTTGACTCAATGCCCGACAAACCGCTGCTCGCCACCGTCAAGCGCAGCGATCGGTTTGTCGAACTGTTCGGCGAGACCGACTATAAGGCCACCTACATCTTTAGCCTGATGCACGAGTTCGGGCATCACGCGCAGATGCTCGAGGTCAAGCGGCAGGCGATCGAAGGACGTAAAGCAGCCGCGGCGCGGTAG
- a CDS encoding APC family permease has product MVDIRRTLIGAPLATHQAIEQRLSKVKALAVFSSDALSSSAYATEAILLVLIAAGTGALAVSWPIAIGIASLLLIVSFSYFQTIHAYPNGGGAYIVAKDNLGTFPGLIAAAALLIDYILTVAVSVSAGVAALTSAFPEIAHLRVPLAIVIVAFMTLMNLRGVKESGTFFTIPTYAFVIGILMMLGWGLVRIVTGNIPAPHEGQILTDGIIGATEGLTLFIVLRAFAAGCTALTGVEAISNGIPAFKPPESKNAGQTLIVMVTILSTLFIGITFLANHFPIEVGGHGGQTVLAQINAEVFGESTVFFYYVQFATLFILSLAANTAFNGFPRLASLISADRFLPRQLTNFGDRLVYSNGIILLAVLASLLIVIFDAREHSLLPLYAVGVFISFTLSQSGMVIHWLRDRSREGFVPTGSWRFKLGMNAFGAVCTFVVGIILMVTKFAEGAWLVMVAIPLLIAMFLKIHSHYGEVAHSLSLDGLSPTPPRVRNLLRNHAPMIVLMNSLNRSSLQALEYALQISDNVRALAIAVEPAQIEVLRKKWTQWNLDEVPLDIIESPFRQISVPLVQYLHERDTADPERLPTIVVIPQFVVSKWWENLLHNGTTSVIRAALYTDQIERGHGRPVVFVPYRIGDTLYQPDIIGRELPKKGDPSGDELQG; this is encoded by the coding sequence ATGGTTGATATTCGCCGGACCCTCATCGGGGCGCCGCTCGCAACCCACCAAGCAATTGAACAGCGCCTTTCGAAAGTAAAGGCGCTGGCTGTGTTTAGCTCCGACGCGCTCAGCTCGAGTGCTTACGCGACCGAGGCGATCCTGCTCGTCTTGATTGCCGCCGGCACAGGCGCGCTGGCCGTGAGCTGGCCCATTGCCATCGGCATCGCTTCGCTACTGCTGATCGTCAGTTTCTCCTACTTCCAGACGATTCACGCCTACCCTAACGGGGGCGGCGCGTACATCGTCGCGAAGGACAACCTAGGCACGTTTCCGGGGCTGATCGCTGCCGCGGCGCTGCTCATCGACTACATCCTCACCGTCGCCGTGTCGGTATCTGCGGGCGTCGCTGCGCTCACATCCGCGTTTCCGGAAATCGCACACCTGCGTGTTCCATTGGCGATCGTGATCGTCGCCTTCATGACGTTGATGAACCTTCGTGGTGTCAAGGAATCCGGCACGTTCTTCACAATTCCGACGTATGCCTTCGTCATCGGCATCTTGATGATGCTTGGTTGGGGCCTCGTCCGCATCGTCACGGGCAACATCCCCGCCCCTCACGAAGGCCAGATCCTGACCGATGGCATCATCGGCGCGACCGAGGGCCTGACGCTGTTTATCGTCTTGCGCGCGTTCGCCGCGGGTTGTACCGCACTCACCGGTGTCGAAGCCATCAGCAACGGAATTCCGGCTTTCAAGCCTCCAGAAAGCAAGAACGCCGGGCAGACTCTTATCGTGATGGTAACGATTCTATCGACGCTGTTCATCGGCATTACGTTCCTCGCCAACCACTTCCCGATCGAAGTGGGTGGGCATGGCGGGCAAACCGTCCTCGCGCAGATCAACGCCGAGGTATTTGGTGAAAGCACGGTCTTCTTCTACTACGTGCAGTTCGCCACGCTGTTCATCCTATCGTTAGCGGCCAATACGGCCTTCAACGGCTTTCCGCGACTTGCGTCGCTCATCTCGGCCGACCGGTTTCTGCCGCGCCAATTGACGAACTTCGGCGATCGGCTGGTGTATAGCAATGGCATCATACTGCTGGCTGTGCTGGCGTCACTGCTCATCGTGATCTTCGACGCGCGCGAACACAGTCTGCTTCCATTGTATGCCGTTGGCGTGTTCATCAGCTTCACGCTCTCGCAAAGCGGCATGGTCATTCATTGGCTGCGCGACCGTAGTCGTGAAGGATTCGTCCCGACTGGATCGTGGCGGTTCAAACTGGGCATGAACGCGTTCGGTGCGGTGTGCACGTTCGTCGTCGGGATCATCCTGATGGTGACGAAGTTTGCCGAGGGCGCGTGGCTCGTGATGGTCGCGATCCCGCTGCTGATCGCGATGTTCCTCAAGATCCATAGTCACTATGGTGAGGTCGCGCACTCGTTGTCGCTTGATGGCCTTTCACCCACCCCGCCGCGGGTACGTAATTTGCTGCGCAACCACGCGCCGATGATCGTGCTGATGAACAGCCTCAACCGCTCGTCGCTGCAAGCGCTCGAGTACGCGCTGCAGATCAGTGACAATGTGCGCGCGCTGGCGATCGCCGTCGAACCTGCGCAGATCGAGGTCCTGCGCAAGAAGTGGACGCAGTGGAACCTCGACGAAGTCCCGCTGGACATTATCGAATCGCCGTTCCGTCAGATCAGTGTTCCGTTGGTACAGTACCTGCATGAACGCGACACGGCCGATCCCGAGCGCCTGCCGACCATTGTGGTCATCCCGCAGTTCGTCGTGTCGAAGTGGTGGGAGAACCTGCTGCACAACGGGACGACGAGCGTGATCCGCGCCGCTCTGTATACCGATCAGATCGAACGCGGGCATGGGCGTCCGGTGGTATTCGTGCCGTACCGCATCGGCGATACGTTGTACCAACCGGACATCATAGGCCGCGAATTGCCCAAGAAAGGCGACCCGAGCGGCGACGAGCTGCAGGGGTAG